Proteins found in one Panthera tigris isolate Pti1 chromosome B3, P.tigris_Pti1_mat1.1, whole genome shotgun sequence genomic segment:
- the PLEKHD1 gene encoding pleckstrin homology domain-containing family D member 1 isoform X1 yields MFTSKSNSVSPSPSLEQTDSDALDISTKVQLYGVLWKRPFGRPSAKWSRRFFIIKESFLLYYSESEKKNFETNKYFNIHPKGVIPLGGCLVEAKEEPSMPYAMKISHQDFHGNILLAAESEFEQTQWLEMLQESGKVTWKNAQLGEAMIKSLEAQGLQLAKEKQEYLDKLMEETEELCLQREQREELERLNQVLEAEKQQFEEVVQELKMEQEQIKRELELTARCLKGVEQEKKELRHLTESLQQTLEELSIEKKKTLAMLEENENQLQTLANQSEQPPPNGGLHSNLRQIEEKMQQLLEEKLLAEKRMKENEERSRALEEEREFYSSQSQALQNSLQELTAEKQQAERELKAEVKVRMDLERRLREAEGALRSLEQGLNSKVRNKEKEERMRADVSHLKRFFEECIRNAELEAKMPVIMKNSVYIHKAATRRIKSCRFHRRRSSTSWNDTVPVFHDLPAGCQQHGGTKGGGQEAQPGPALPRIHLSHHGKPARSALGGSPGWKVMGAPPLPPRSFLSG; encoded by the exons GTTTTTCATCATCAAAGAGAGCTTTCTTCTTTACTACTCTGAAAGCGAGAAAAAGAACTTCGAAACCAATAAATACTTCAATATACACCCTAAG gGAGTCATCCCCCTGGGAGGCTGCCTGGTGGAGGCCAAGGAAGAGCCCAGCATGCCCTATGCCATGAAAATCTCCCACCAGGACTTCCAT GGGAACATCTTGCTGGCTGCTGAGTCCGAGTTTGAGCAGACCCAGTGGCTGGAGATGCTACAGGAGTCCGGGAAGGT gactTGGAAGAATGCCCAGCTGGGAGAAGCCATGATCAAAAGCCTGGAGGCCCAGGGGCTGCAGTTGGCCAAGGAGAAGCAGGAGTATTTAG ACAAACTGATGGAGGAGACCGAAGAGCTctgccttcagagggagcagagagag GAGCTTGAGCGCCTGAACCAGGTGCTGGAGGCCGAGAAGCAGCAGTTCGAGGAGGTGGTGCAGGAGCTGAAAATGGAGCAGGAGCAGATCAAAag GGAGCTAGAACTGACCGCAAGATGCCTCAAGGGTGTGGAGCAAGAGAAGAAGGAGCTGAGGCACCTTACAGAGTCCTTGCAGCAGACGCTGGAG GAACTCTCcatagagaagaagaaaaccctGGCTATGCTGGAGGAGAATGAGAACCAGCTGCAGACACTGGCCAATCAGAGTGAGCAGCCCCCTCCCAATGGGGGTCTCCATAGCAACCTGAGGCAGATAGAAGAAAAGATGCAGCAGCTTTTGGAGGAGAAGCTCCTGGCTGAGAAGCG GATGAAGGAGAACGAAGAGCGCTCTCGGGCCCTGGAGGAGGAGCGCGAGTTCTATTCGAGCCAGTCCCAGGCGCTGCAGAACTCGCTGCAGGAGCTGACGGCAGAGAAGCAGCAGGCAGAGCGGGAGCTCAAG GCTGAGGTGAAGGTCCGCATGGACCTGGAGAGGCGTCTGCGGGAGGCAGAGGGGGCCTTGCGGAGTCTGGAACAAGGGCTTAACTCCAAGGTGCGGaacaaggagaaggaggagaggatgCGGGCTGACGTGAGCCATCTGAAAA GGTTCTTCGAGGAGTGCATCCGGAACGCGGAGCTGGAGGCCAAGATGCCGGTCATCATGAAGAACTCCGTCTACATCCACAAGGCGGCCACTCGCCGCATCAAGAGCTGCCGCTTCCACCGGCGCCGGTCCAGCACGTCCTGGAATGACA CCGTCCCAGTCTTTCATGACCTCCCAGCTGGATGCCAACAACATGGAGGAACTAAAGGAGGTGGCCAAGAGGCTCAGCCGGGACCAGCGCTTCCGAGAATCCATCTATCACATCATGGCAAACCAGCCAGGAGCGCCCTCGGTGGTTCCCCGGGGTGGAAAGTGATGGGCgctccacccctgcctcccaggtCTTTTCTCAGTGGATAG
- the PLEKHD1 gene encoding pleckstrin homology domain-containing family D member 1 isoform X2: MFTSKSNSVSPSPSLEQTDSDALDISTKVQLYGVLWKRPFGRPSAKWSRRFFIIKESFLLYYSESEKKNFETNKYFNIHPKGVIPLGGCLVEAKEEPSMPYAMKISHQDFHGNILLAAESEFEQTQWLEMLQESGKVTWKNAQLGEAMIKSLEAQGLQLAKEKQEYLDKLMEETEELCLQREQREELERLNQVLEAEKQQFEEVVQELKMEQEQIKRELELTARCLKGVEQEKKELRHLTESLQQTLEELSIEKKKTLAMLEENENQLQTLANQSEQPPPNGGLHSNLRQIEEKMQQLLEEKLLAEKRMKENEERSRALEEEREFYSSQSQALQNSLQELTAEKQQAERELKAEVKVRMDLERRLREAEGALRSLEQGLNSKVRNKEKEERMRADVSHLKRFFEECIRNAELEAKMPVIMKNSVYIHKAATRRIKSCRFHRRRSSTSWNDMKPSQSFMTSQLDANNMEELKEVAKRLSRDQRFRESIYHIMANQPGAPSVVPRGGK; the protein is encoded by the exons GTTTTTCATCATCAAAGAGAGCTTTCTTCTTTACTACTCTGAAAGCGAGAAAAAGAACTTCGAAACCAATAAATACTTCAATATACACCCTAAG gGAGTCATCCCCCTGGGAGGCTGCCTGGTGGAGGCCAAGGAAGAGCCCAGCATGCCCTATGCCATGAAAATCTCCCACCAGGACTTCCAT GGGAACATCTTGCTGGCTGCTGAGTCCGAGTTTGAGCAGACCCAGTGGCTGGAGATGCTACAGGAGTCCGGGAAGGT gactTGGAAGAATGCCCAGCTGGGAGAAGCCATGATCAAAAGCCTGGAGGCCCAGGGGCTGCAGTTGGCCAAGGAGAAGCAGGAGTATTTAG ACAAACTGATGGAGGAGACCGAAGAGCTctgccttcagagggagcagagagag GAGCTTGAGCGCCTGAACCAGGTGCTGGAGGCCGAGAAGCAGCAGTTCGAGGAGGTGGTGCAGGAGCTGAAAATGGAGCAGGAGCAGATCAAAag GGAGCTAGAACTGACCGCAAGATGCCTCAAGGGTGTGGAGCAAGAGAAGAAGGAGCTGAGGCACCTTACAGAGTCCTTGCAGCAGACGCTGGAG GAACTCTCcatagagaagaagaaaaccctGGCTATGCTGGAGGAGAATGAGAACCAGCTGCAGACACTGGCCAATCAGAGTGAGCAGCCCCCTCCCAATGGGGGTCTCCATAGCAACCTGAGGCAGATAGAAGAAAAGATGCAGCAGCTTTTGGAGGAGAAGCTCCTGGCTGAGAAGCG GATGAAGGAGAACGAAGAGCGCTCTCGGGCCCTGGAGGAGGAGCGCGAGTTCTATTCGAGCCAGTCCCAGGCGCTGCAGAACTCGCTGCAGGAGCTGACGGCAGAGAAGCAGCAGGCAGAGCGGGAGCTCAAG GCTGAGGTGAAGGTCCGCATGGACCTGGAGAGGCGTCTGCGGGAGGCAGAGGGGGCCTTGCGGAGTCTGGAACAAGGGCTTAACTCCAAGGTGCGGaacaaggagaaggaggagaggatgCGGGCTGACGTGAGCCATCTGAAAA GGTTCTTCGAGGAGTGCATCCGGAACGCGGAGCTGGAGGCCAAGATGCCGGTCATCATGAAGAACTCCGTCTACATCCACAAGGCGGCCACTCGCCGCATCAAGAGCTGCCGCTTCCACCGGCGCCGGTCCAGCACGTCCTGGAATGACA TGAAGCCGTCCCAGTCTTTCATGACCTCCCAGCTGGATGCCAACAACATGGAGGAACTAAAGGAGGTGGCCAAGAGGCTCAGCCGGGACCAGCGCTTCCGAGAATCCATCTATCACATCATGGCAAACCAGCCAGGAGCGCCCTCGGTGGTTCCCCGGGGTGGAAAGTGA